A genome region from Anastrepha obliqua isolate idAnaObli1 chromosome 4, idAnaObli1_1.0, whole genome shotgun sequence includes the following:
- the LOC129246279 gene encoding uncharacterized protein DDB_G0292186-like, with protein MCSRLNCRFVHLTEDDKVEVCDQRVAVCRDHANGQCRRKQCKYYHIPIVLPPANVMAAIIHTNSNNNSNNNIHSNSSSSSSSNTSSHSSNSNNSNNNNQNNQMHTISQQQQQQQAHEQYPQHVKSTATAAAVAPTTGIATNYNNNLIIIEPQHHQLHQPQQQQQHQPHYNYHHNNNYISTHYSPSNSSSSNVSLNSNNKHATHTIYQQQPAAFHLPHFTCHSPYSPSSASSSSSCSIATSPTALTSATSTLPTTSTVTMPTAIATVPAPPPPPAGTAYLKAAPQQLTAYASSGAYELATGTPTLLLSSDYNSNCIPILTAQQQQQQQSPVATAASYIYPTHHQQQSAAAAQQHMIKYAAAAAAAAAAQHQFHYAAAPQMLTAAAPQHMLATAVTTTAAAPHSHVLTGAVAATANTPLAVATTTAAEAAATAAGAMVGGCI; from the exons ATGTGCAGTCGGTTAAATTGTAGATTCGTTCATTTAACTGAAG ATGACAAGGTTGAAGTATGTGATCAACGTGTGGCTGTGTGTCGCGATCACGCCAACGGTCAATGCAGACGTAAACAATGTAAATATTATCATATACCGATTGTGTTGCCGCCGGCGAATGTCATGGCTGCCATCATTCAtacaaacagcaacaacaacagtaacaataaTATACATAGcaacagtagcagcagcagcagcagcaacacaaGCAGTCACAGCAGCAAcagtaacaacagcaacaacaacaaccagaacAATCAAATGCATACAAtctcacaacaacaacaacaacagcaagcacaTGAACAATATCCACAGCATGTCAAGTCAACAGCAacggcagcagcagtagcaccAACGACTGGCATTGCCACCAACTACAATAATAATTTGATAATAATCGAGCCACAGCACCACCAACTTCACCagccacagcagcagcagcagcaccaacCACACTACAACTACCatcacaacaacaattacatTTCAACTCACTACAGCCCCagcaatagcagcagcagcaatgtcAGCCTCAACAGCAATAACAAGCATGCCACGCATACAATCTATCAACAACAACCGGCCGCATTTCATCTGCCCCATTTCACCTGTCATTCACCCTACTCGCCGTCATCCGCATCCTCATCGTCATCCTGCTCCATTGCCACCTCACCCACAGCGCTCACTTCCGCTACATCGACTTTGCCGACCACCTCCACCGTGACCATGCCCACAGCCATTGCCACTGTTCCagcgccaccaccaccaccagctgGCACTGCTTACTTGAAGGCGGCGCCACAACAACTCACCGCATATGCCAGCAGCGGCGCTTACGAATTGGCCACGGGTACGCCCACTTTGTTGCTTAGCAGCGATTACAATTCAAATTGCATTCCAATTTTGACAgcgcagcaacagcaacaacaacaatcgccTGTCGCCACCGCAGCATCGTACATTTATCCGACACATCATCAACAACAAAGCGCGGCCGCAGCACAACAACATATGATCAAATATGCAGCGGCagcagcggcggcggcggcTGCCCAGCACCAATTCCACTATGCAGCAGCGCCACAAATGTTGACAGCCGCCGCGCCTCAGCACATGCTAGCCACTGCAGTTACAACAACCGCTGCAGCGCCGCATTCACATGTGCTGACAGGCGCTGTGGCTGCAACAGCCAACACACCACTAGCGGTGGCAACAACTACAGCAGCTGAAGCAGCGGCGACGGCGGCGGGCGCCATGGTGGGCGGCTGCATATGA